In Bradyrhizobium sp. G127, one genomic interval encodes:
- a CDS encoding heavy metal translocating P-type ATPase — protein sequence MTQETLVTTRMRVEGMDCASCAIKIENALKRVAGVTEVNVSASRGTVIVKHDLPDTETLRVRIVALGYKVIGTEHVFAKVDPTVGQSTDVHQDGHSHDHGPIDGSWWRTSKGLLTIASGSALAAAFLLGKAFPATERWAFLIAMLVGLIPIGRRAISAAFTGTPFSIEMLMTIAAIGAVFIGATEEAAAVVFLFLIGELLEGVAASRARASIQNLTELIPKTARLEENGQVREVQADTLTVGAMIQVRPGDRIPADGIIVSGESSIDEAPVSGESMPIRKGPQQSLFAGTINGDGLLSVRVTAAAADNTIARVVRLVEEAQESKAPTERFIDRFSRYYTPGVVVVATLIATVPPLLMGGLWNEWIYKGLAILLIGCPCALVISTPAAIAASLSAGARRGLLLKGGAVLEQIGKITMACFDKTGTLTAGKPQVTDIVSFGTTEADVLRVAAALESGSSHPLATAILAKASEQKLSLPPASDSQAIGGKGVRATVDGKQIFLGSPQAADDITALSDEQNSRIVALNDEGKTVSVVLIDKMPAGAIAMRDEPRPDAARGLKLLADIGIRTLMLTGDNRRTAAAIGKQLGIEVQAELLPQDKQRIVGELQKEGFSVAKVGDGINDAPALAAADVGIAMGGGTDVALETADAAVLHGRVADVAAMVDLSKRTMLNIKQNITVALGLKAVFLVTTVVGVTGLWPAILADTGATVVVTLNALRLLKPPAI from the coding sequence CCGAGCACGTGTTTGCAAAGGTGGACCCAACTGTAGGGCAATCAACGGACGTGCATCAGGACGGTCACTCCCACGATCATGGTCCAATCGATGGGTCTTGGTGGCGGACGAGCAAAGGACTTCTCACGATTGCGTCCGGATCGGCTTTAGCCGCGGCATTCCTGCTGGGGAAAGCATTTCCGGCAACGGAACGTTGGGCGTTTCTGATAGCCATGCTGGTCGGGCTGATCCCGATCGGAAGACGAGCTATCTCTGCGGCGTTCACGGGCACGCCATTTTCAATCGAGATGTTGATGACGATCGCGGCCATCGGCGCGGTCTTTATAGGCGCAACGGAGGAGGCGGCCGCAGTCGTCTTCCTGTTCCTGATCGGAGAACTGTTGGAGGGCGTTGCTGCGAGTCGTGCGCGCGCCAGCATCCAAAATCTGACTGAACTCATTCCAAAGACCGCGAGGCTCGAAGAGAACGGCCAAGTTCGCGAAGTTCAGGCCGATACGCTTACGGTAGGCGCGATGATCCAGGTCCGCCCCGGCGATCGCATCCCGGCGGACGGCATCATCGTATCCGGAGAGAGTTCGATCGACGAAGCGCCGGTCTCCGGGGAAAGCATGCCTATCCGAAAGGGGCCACAGCAAAGTCTGTTCGCCGGGACGATCAACGGTGATGGGCTACTCAGTGTTCGGGTCACCGCTGCAGCCGCTGACAACACGATCGCACGGGTTGTTCGGCTGGTCGAGGAAGCTCAGGAATCGAAAGCACCGACTGAGCGATTCATCGATCGTTTCTCCCGCTACTACACGCCGGGCGTAGTCGTCGTTGCAACGTTAATCGCGACCGTCCCGCCGTTGCTCATGGGCGGTTTATGGAATGAGTGGATATACAAAGGACTGGCTATCCTCCTGATCGGCTGTCCCTGTGCTCTGGTGATTTCGACACCGGCTGCCATTGCCGCCAGCCTGTCTGCCGGTGCGCGGCGTGGGCTTCTGCTGAAGGGTGGCGCCGTGCTGGAGCAGATCGGCAAGATCACGATGGCCTGTTTTGACAAGACGGGCACGCTCACGGCCGGAAAACCGCAAGTCACCGATATCGTTTCGTTCGGTACCACAGAAGCCGATGTGCTGCGGGTCGCCGCGGCACTCGAGTCAGGATCCAGTCACCCGTTGGCGACGGCTATCCTGGCGAAAGCCTCGGAGCAGAAGTTATCGTTACCGCCGGCTTCGGATTCACAGGCCATCGGCGGAAAGGGCGTCCGTGCGACGGTCGATGGCAAACAGATCTTTCTGGGTTCGCCTCAGGCAGCCGACGATATCACGGCACTGAGCGACGAGCAAAACAGTCGCATTGTGGCGCTAAACGATGAAGGCAAGACGGTATCAGTCGTGCTGATCGACAAGATGCCTGCAGGCGCGATCGCGATGCGCGACGAACCGCGTCCGGACGCGGCGAGAGGCCTGAAGCTTCTGGCGGATATCGGCATTCGGACCTTGATGTTGACCGGCGACAATCGACGCACGGCGGCGGCGATCGGCAAACAACTTGGAATCGAGGTGCAGGCTGAACTGCTTCCCCAAGACAAGCAACGAATCGTCGGCGAGCTTCAGAAGGAGGGCTTCTCTGTTGCCAAGGTTGGCGACGGTATCAACGATGCACCGGCGCTCGCTGCTGCGGACGTCGGGATTGCGATGGGTGGCGGTACCGATGTCGCGCTGGAAACCGCCGACGCAGCGGTGCTTCACGGCCGCGTCGCGGACGTGGCCGCTATGGTTGATCTGTCGAAGCGGACGATGCTGAATATCAAGCAGAACATCACAGTTGCGCTCGGTCTCAAGGCCGTTTTCCTCGTGACCACGGTCGTCGGTGTGACGGGGTTGTGGCCGGCCATTCTCGCGGACACCGGTGCGACCGTCGTGGTGACATTGAATGCATTGCGCCTGCTGAAGCCACCCGCGATCTGA
- a CDS encoding PilZ domain-containing protein, with protein sequence MEEKRSGPRTRVLKAGTIAFGGAVIDCTVRNMSTSGALLEVASPLGIPLRFVLVIPSDHISRSCRRIWVSERRIGVLFDRTDEGTPVQTKGNVS encoded by the coding sequence ATGGAGGAGAAAAGGTCGGGCCCGCGGACAAGGGTGCTGAAAGCCGGCACGATTGCTTTCGGCGGCGCCGTCATCGACTGCACCGTCCGAAACATGAGTACTTCCGGAGCGTTGCTCGAGGTCGCGAGTCCTCTCGGCATTCCACTTCGTTTCGTTCTCGTCATCCCTTCGGATCACATTTCTCGATCGTGCCGGCGGATCTGGGTGTCCGAACGGCGCATCGGGGTTCTCTTCGATCGCACGGACGAAGGCACGCCAGTGCAGACAAAAGGAAACGTCTCTTGA